GCGTCACCGCCAGCGCCCGGGGCGTGTCCGCGAACAGCGAGACGATGGTGAGTGGCGTGCCGCCCAGCGTCGAGCCCAGCTGGTCCGAGTCGAACACCCACACGTCCGCGCGGCCGATGCCCGGCGTGGTGAGCTTCGGGTCGAACGGCGCGTTCTGTCCGCGGTGCGCCGCGGTGATGAACGCGCGCCGGCGCCCGGGGCCCGCGAAGACCACGTCGCGGGGCTCGTCGCCCACGAGCAACGTCCGCGTCACCAAGCCGCCCTGGCCGTCCGCGTCCACGCGCACCACGCTGACGCTGTCCGACAGATGGTTGACGACCCAGACCTCATCGTTCGTCCGCGCGGCCACCGCCACGGGCTCCAGCCCCACGGGCACCGAGCCGCGGTGGGTGAGGCCGTTGTTCGCGACGCGGAAGATCTCCAACCGGTTGTCCGGCGTGTTGATGGCGAAGAGCAGCTTGCCATCGGGGGACAGCGCGAGCGGCCGCACCTGACCACTCTCGAACAGCGTGAAGGGCGCGGCCTGGGCGCTGGGGCCCATCGCGACTCCCGTCATCAACAACAGCGCGACGACGCTTCTTACGGCACCAACTCGAACAGCCGTACACGGGGCTTTCATGATGATGCGCTCCAGGGGTGAGTGACGAATCCCTCCCTCCGTCAGGGGAGTGACGGCAGGGTGGGAATGGGCAATCTTCCGTGGTTCCGCCCCGTGGCGTAAATGCTGGCATCACCCTGCGTGAAGGACTGACACGCGAGCGGGCCGCGCTTGACAGACGCCATTCGTTGAGTCGCGAAGGGGACGGGTGGTTGGGACTGGAGCGTCCGGACCGACCCATGGCATGTGTGGACGCGCTGGACCTTGACAGGAGTGTGAGCGGATGGCCTGGAAGATGCCCGAAGAACCCTTTGTCGACGCGGAGCCCGACTCCCTGCTGGAGACCGTCATCGTCCCACGCACGAGGGACTTGGGGGACGGCTTCGAGGTACGCCGGGCGCTGCCGTCGTCGCGGCGGCGGATGGTGGGCCCGTTCATCTTCATGGACCAGATGGGCCCCGCGGTGCTCCAGGCCGGCAAGGGGCTGGACGTGCGGCCCCATCCGCACATCGGTCTGGCCACGGTGACGTACCTGTTCGAGGGCGAGGTGCTCCACCGCGACTCGCTGGGCGTGGTGCAGCGCATCCGTCCCGGCGCGGTGAACTGGATGGTGGCGGGGCGCGGAATCGTCCACTCGGAGCGGACGCCCCCGGAGCTGCGGGTCTCATCGAACCGGATGTTCGGCATCCAGTTCTGGGTGGCGCTGCCCGGCAAGCACGAGGAGGACGCGCCGTCGTTCGTCCACACGCCGTCGGAGGCGCTGCCCGTGGTGCGGGACGGTGGCGTCGAGCTCAAGCTCATCGCGGGGGAGATGGCGGGCGCGCGCTCGCCGGTGACGACGCAGTCGGCGCTCTTCTACGCGGACGTGAAGCTGGACGCGGGGGCGCGGATTCCCGTGCCCACGGTGCACGAGGAGCGCGGCCTCTTCGTCGCGGAGGGACAGGTGGAGGTGGGCGGCGAGAGCTTCGGCCCCGGGCAACTCCTGGTGCTGCGTCCGGGCAAGGAGGTGGTGGCGCGAGGCGGCGGCACCACGCGCTCGCGGCTGCTGCTCTTCGGCGGTGAGCCGATGGACGGGCCCCGGCACATCTGGTGGAACTTCGTCTCCAGCTCGAAGGAGCGCATCGAGCAGGCCAAGGAGGACTGGACGGCCCAGCGCATCGGCCAGGTCCCCAGTGAGTCGGAGTTCATCCCGCTGCCGGAGCCCGAGCCGAGCGTGCCCCGCTATCCCTGACGTGTCCCGCGGGACGCGGGCTCTCGTCCCCGCAGGCGTCATGCGTCTGCGGGGAGTGGGGGCGGCCCGCCGAGACGCCCGGACATTGAACAGACACTCCAACCTTTCGTGAGTCCCCGCTCGGACCGAAGGGAAGCCGACGAGCGAGTGGGTCTGGCTGTGTTTGGATGGTGCCGTGAGGCTCTCGGTGTCATTGCTTGCGTGTCGGCCTGGGGGCGGTTGTCTCCGCCCGGAGCCGCGGATGGGTATGCGCGACTGAGAGGAGTTGCCGCGCTCGCGACGGCCCATGGCGTGGGCGAGCTGAGCTGGGGCCCCTGGGCAATCGCTGACCCTGCTCATCGAGAAGCCCGAGCCGCTGGCGCAGGCCGTGCGTCTCCAACGAGAGGGCCGTCTGGTGTTCTGCCGCGCTTCTGACGCTTGGCGGCATTGCCTCTCAGGGGCGCGCATGGGCAAATCCCTCTCAGGATGGTAATCTGGGAGGGCCGTACAACCCATGGACTTGTTCCTGGAGGCACGAATGCAGGCTGGAAGGATCGTCAGCGGTGCGTTGCTTGCTGTGGGGTTGGTGCTGGCGGGTTGTGGTGACCCCATGATGGAAGACACTGATGCCCCGGAGACCGCCTCTCGTGAGGCGCTGGTGCCCGACTGTCAGGACACCACGGAGGGGGTCATCTGCTACTCCGATGCGAGCTACACGGTGATCGTCGGTTACGTGGGCTGTGGTTGTGAAGGTCGCTGGTCGCGTTGGGGCGACACGTCGACGCTCTATTTCGTCCCCACGGACGCGTGTTTCGAGGAGCCGTGAATCGTCGTTCAACCCATGAGTCGATGCTGGAGGCACGTATGAAAACGGGAAGCTTCATCCGCGGTGCGTTGCTCGCGGCGGGTCTGATGATGGTGGGCTGTGGTGGTCCCGTGGTGGAGGACGCCGAGGCGCAGGACCTCACCTCGCGTGAGGATGCCGCCCCCAACTGCAATGGGGTGTACTACGAGCACACGTATTACCGCGACGACACGTACACGACCATCGTGGGCTCTCGGGCTTGTGACTGTTCCTTCTATTCGGGCTTCGGTCGGATCAGCGCGTTCGTCGAGTCCTACTATGGGACGTGTGGTTAGCGCGTCACGCTGAAACGAAGACGGCCCGCCCCGGAGTGCTCCGGAGCGGGCCGCGGTGTGTCTGGCAATGACAGGCGTCGGGCTCAGGCCGTGGCCGAGCGCACCGCCGCGAGCATCTCGCCGGAGTCGACCAGGTCGCTCACCGCCTGGATGTCCTTGTGCAGCTCGCGGTCCTTCTCCATGTGCGGCACCTTGGAGCGGATGAGCTCGTAGGCCGCCAGCGCGCCCTTGCCGGGCTTGACGGGCAGCCGGAAGTCCAGCGCCTGCGCCGCCACCAGCATCTCGATGGCCAGACACGAGCGGGCGAAGTCCCCCACCTGACGGCCCTTGAGCGCCGCCGTCATGCCCATGGACACGTGGTCCTCGCGGCCCGCGGACGACGGAATCGAGTCCACCGACGCGGGGTGGCTGAGCACGCGCGACTCGGCCACCAGCGCCGCGCTCGTCACCTGCGCAATCATGAAGCCCGAGTTGAGGCCCGAGTTCTTCGCCAGGAACGCCGGCAGCCCCGACAGCGCCGGGTTCACCAACTGCTCCACGCGCCGCTCGCTGATGGAGGACAGCTGCGTGAGCGCCATCGCCACCACGTCCATCGCCAAGGAGATGGGCTGGCCGTGGAAGTTGCCGCCCGAGACGATGCGCTCGGTCTCCGTGAAGACCAGCGGGTTGTCCGTGGCGCTGTTGACCTCCACCTCGAGGATTCGCCGCGCGAAGGACAGCCCCTCGCGCGCCGCGCCGTGCACCTGCGGCATGCAGCGCAGCGAGTAGGGGTCCTGCACCTTGCTGCAGTTGACGTGCGTCTCCACCAGCTCGCTGTTCACCAGGATGCGCCGCAGGTGCGCCGCGCACGCCTTCTGGCCCGGATGGGCGCGGACGTCATGAATCTCCGGGATGAAGGGCTTGTGGCTGCCGAGCAGCCCTTCCAGCGTCATCGCGCCGGCGACGTCGGCCAGCTCCGCCAGGGACTCGGCGCGCAGCTGGAGCAGGGTGCCCACCGCGCACATCGCCTGGGTGCCGTTGACCAGCGCCAGGCCCTCCTTGGCCTCGAGGATGACGGGCTGCAGGCCGGCCATCTCCAGCGCCTTGCGCGCCGGCAGTCGCTGTCCCTGGTGGAAGGCCTCGCCCTCGCCGATGAACACGAGCGCCAGGTGCGCCAGCGGCGCCAGGTCACCGGACGCGCCCACGCTGCCGCGCTCGGGCACGACGGGGACGACGTCGCGGTTGAGCATGTCCAGCGCCAGCGCGAGCGTCTCCGGACGGATGCCCGAGTAGCCCTTGGCCAGCACGTTGCAGCGCAGCAGCAGCAGCGCGCGCGCTTCGCCATGGGGCATGGGCGTGCCGACACCACAAGCGTGGGAGAGGATGAGGTTGCGCTGCAGGTCGCGCAGGTCCTTCTTGTCGATGCGGACCTCGGCCAGGGTGCCGAAGCCGGTGTTGATGCCGTAGGACGGGGTGTCTCCCGCGGCGACCCGGTCCACCAGGGCTCGCGAGGCGCGGACCCGGGCGGCGGCCTCGGGGGCCAGCTCCACGGTCACCTCGTTGCGGGCGACCTGGAGGATCTGCTCCAGCGTCAGGGTGTCACCGTCGATGAGGATACGGGGGCGCGACATTGGGGGCTCCAAGG
The genomic region above belongs to Myxococcus guangdongensis and contains:
- the hutH gene encoding histidine ammonia-lyase; translated protein: MSRPRILIDGDTLTLEQILQVARNEVTVELAPEAAARVRASRALVDRVAAGDTPSYGINTGFGTLAEVRIDKKDLRDLQRNLILSHACGVGTPMPHGEARALLLLRCNVLAKGYSGIRPETLALALDMLNRDVVPVVPERGSVGASGDLAPLAHLALVFIGEGEAFHQGQRLPARKALEMAGLQPVILEAKEGLALVNGTQAMCAVGTLLQLRAESLAELADVAGAMTLEGLLGSHKPFIPEIHDVRAHPGQKACAAHLRRILVNSELVETHVNCSKVQDPYSLRCMPQVHGAAREGLSFARRILEVEVNSATDNPLVFTETERIVSGGNFHGQPISLAMDVVAMALTQLSSISERRVEQLVNPALSGLPAFLAKNSGLNSGFMIAQVTSAALVAESRVLSHPASVDSIPSSAGREDHVSMGMTAALKGRQVGDFARSCLAIEMLVAAQALDFRLPVKPGKGALAAYELIRSKVPHMEKDRELHKDIQAVSDLVDSGEMLAAVRSATA
- a CDS encoding pirin family protein, producing the protein MAWKMPEEPFVDAEPDSLLETVIVPRTRDLGDGFEVRRALPSSRRRMVGPFIFMDQMGPAVLQAGKGLDVRPHPHIGLATVTYLFEGEVLHRDSLGVVQRIRPGAVNWMVAGRGIVHSERTPPELRVSSNRMFGIQFWVALPGKHEEDAPSFVHTPSEALPVVRDGGVELKLIAGEMAGARSPVTTQSALFYADVKLDAGARIPVPTVHEERGLFVAEGQVEVGGESFGPGQLLVLRPGKEVVARGGGTTRSRLLLFGGEPMDGPRHIWWNFVSSSKERIEQAKEDWTAQRIGQVPSESEFIPLPEPEPSVPRYP